The following are encoded together in the Diachasmimorpha longicaudata isolate KC_UGA_2023 chromosome 3, iyDiaLong2, whole genome shotgun sequence genome:
- the LOC135160066 gene encoding cationic amino acid transporter 3: MASKLWEAFSRKRVDESSDGKGELARVLGLLDLTALGVGGTLGLGIYVLAGSVAKETAGPAVCISFFIAAFASALAGMCYAEFASRVPKAGSAYVYSYVTVGEFIAFVIGWNLILEYVIGTASVARGLSNYVDSLIGNVMRNYLHSIMPVNVSFLSTYPDFFAFIVVMLLVLLLCIGVRESSYLNMVFTAVNLITILIIIVAGSFKADPANWSISPENIPEKYKNVGTGGFMPFGISGVMVGAAKCFYGFVGFDAVAATGEEAKNPQKTIPMAIVLSLTISFAAYFSISTVLTMMWPYYDQSPEAPFPYVFGQIGWPVIMWIVNVGAVFALCTSLLGAMFPLPRVLYAMGSDGIIFKFLAKVNEKTQTPVVGTIASGLLTGIMTLIFGLEQLIDMMSIGTLLAYTIVAICVLILRYQNTNTSLKLSPNDMLEDDPTFFDYFKRIFNLCNQKVATEFSSAVAGWAILTFSCLAFVFGLLLNHVNFSGDGLHVIGIVALGVILVMILLSMIAIGRQPVEDVNLAFKVPLVPLIPCVSILINLLLMLQLDAFTWVRFVVWMAVGFAIYFLYGIRHSVQGIANKRAHDYTEPVRITTKF; the protein is encoded by the exons ATGGCGTCCAAGTTGTGGGAAGCATTCAGCAGAAAACGGGTGGACGAGAGCTCGGACGGGAAAGGAGAATTGGCAAGAGTCCTGGGTCTTCTAGATTTAACAGCTCTAGGAGTCGGTGGTACTCTCGGTCTGGGGATCTACGTTCTAGCTGGTAGTGTCGCCAAGGAGACTGCAGGCCCCGCTGTTTGCATCTCCTTTTTTATCGCTGCTTTTGCATCAGCACTAGCAG GCATGTGTTATGCTGAATTTGCTTCCAGAGTACCTAAGGCAGGTTCAGCTTATGTGTACAGTTATGTCACCGTCGGGGAGTTCATCGCTTTTGTTATTGGATGGAATCTCATCCTAGAATATGTTATTG GTACAGCAAGTGTTGCCCGTGGTCTCAGTAATTACGTAGACTCCCTTATCGGGAACGTCATGCGAAACTACCTCCACTCAATTATGCCCGTTAACGTTTCTTTTTTATCCACGTACCCTGATTTTTTTGCCTTCATCGTTGTCATGCTGCTGGTCTTACTACTCTGCATCGGAGTACGCGAGTCATCATACCTGAATATGGTATTCACAGCTGTGAATCTGATAACGATTTTGATTATCATCGTGGCAGGATCTTTCAAAG CTGATCCCGCCAACTGGAGTATTTCCCCTGAGAACATTCCTGAAAAATATAAGAACGTTGGAACTGGTGGCTTCATGCCGTTCGGCATCTCCGGAGTGATGGTGGGTGCAGCCAAATGCTTCTACGGATTCGTCGGGTTCGATGCAGTGGCTGCTACCGGCGAAGAAGCTAAGAATCCCCAGAAAACCATTCCCatggcaattgtcctgtctcTCACCATCTCCTTCGCTGCTTACTTCTCCATTTCCACGGTCCTGACCATGATGTGGCCTTATTACGATCAGAGTCCAGAGGCACCTTTTCCGTATGTCTTCGGCCAAATCGGTTGGCCAGTGATCATGTGGATTGTCAACGTCGGAGCTGTCTTCGCATTGTGTACTAGTCTTCTGGGGGCAATGTTCCCGTTACCGAGGGTTCTGTATGCTATGGGGAGTGATGGAATTATCTTCAAGTTCTTGGCGAAGGTCAATGAGAAGACGCAGACGCCGGTAGTGGGGACGATTGCTTCTGGACTTCTGACAG GAATCATGACTTTAATCTTCGGCCTCGAGCAGCTAATCGACATGATGTCCATAGGGACACTCCTAGCTTACACAATCGTCGCCATTTGTGTTCTCATTCTGAGATATCAGAACACAAATACAAGCCTCAAGCTGTCGCCAAATGACATGCTGGAGGACGATCCGACCTTCTTCGACTACTTCAAGCGAATCTTCAACCTATGCAATCAGAAAGTTGCGACGGAATTCTCAAGTGCAGTAGCAGGCTGGGCGATCCTCACATTCTCCTGTCTTGCCTTCGTCTTTGGTTTGCTTTTGAATCACGTGAATTTCAGTGGAGATGGGCTCCACGTCATAGGAATCGTAGCTTTGGGAGTTATTCTTGTTATGATCTTGTTATCCATGATCGCTATTGGGAGGCAGCCGGTGGAAGACGTAAATCTGGCATTCAAA GTTCCCTTGGTGCCCCTCATTCCCTGCGTCAGTATCCTGATCAATCTATTATTAATGCTTCAGTTGGATGCCTTCACGTGGGTGAGATTTGTCGTCTGGATGGCAGTAG GATTCGCCATCTATTTCCTCTACGGTATTCGACACAGTGTGCAAGGAATAGCGAACAAAAGGGCTCATGACTACACTGAGCCAGTGAGAATAACCACCAAATTTTAA
- the LOC135160079 gene encoding general transcription factor IIH subunit 2 has product MEDEEGPKEYRWETGYEKTWEAIKEDDHGGLEASVADIIHKAKRKRQLEKTGNTRLGMMRHLFIILDASEAMGTQDLKPTRLLCSIKLLEDFIDEFFYQNPISQLGLIITRNKRAEKLSELSGNSKKHIKEIQSLGQSTSITGEPSLQNSLELALKSLKNLPSHASREILVIIGSLTTCDPGDITETIQTLKTEGVRCSVIGLAAELHVCKRLATSTGGEHGVVLDDKHFLEQLKAHVDPPPAATRLEAALVKMGFPHHALHTTAADTAMSVCMCHAENTDEAAKLTSAGYLCPQCLSKHCELPVECKSCGLTLVSAPHLARSYHYLFPVEPFKEIPIQETSNHCYGCQRRFSELDKKVYTCDKCSQTFCLDCEIFIHESLHTCPGCATNPESFKKPITSN; this is encoded by the exons ATGGAGGACGAAGAGGGACCTAAGGAATACCGCTGGGAGACAGGTTACGAGAAAACATG GGAAGCGATCAAAGAGGACGATCATGGGGGTCTGGAGGCCTCTGTGGCCGACATCATCCACAAGGCCAAGAGGAAGAGACAGTTGGAGAAGACTGGGAATACCAGGCTGGGTATGATGAGGCATCTGTTCATTATTTTGGATGCCTCGGAGGCCATGGGGACACAGGACCTCAAACCCACAAGACTTTTATGCTCAATAAAG CTTTTAGAGGATTTCATTGATGAATTCTTTTACCAAAATCCCATTAGTCAACTCGGATTAATTATCACGAGGAATAAGAGAGCTGAGAAGCTGAGTGAACTGTCAGGAAATTCGAAGAAACATATAAAGGAAATTCAGAGTCTGGGTCAATCCACCTCTATTACTGGTGAGCCCTCTCTCCAGAATTCCTTGGAGTTGGCCCTGAAGTCGCTAAAGAACCTTCCTTCACACGCCAGCAGAGAAATCCTCGTGATCATAGGATCCTTGACGACTTGCGACCCTGGAGACATTACTGAGACGATTCAGACTTTGAAAACCGAAGGGGTGAGATGCAGTGTCATAGGTCTAGCTGCAGAACTCCATGTCTGCAAGAGACTGGCCACTAGCACAGGTGGCGAGCATGGAGTAGTTCTTGACGACAAACACTTTCTCGAGCAACTGAAAgcccacgtggacccacctcCAGCTGCCACGAGGCTAGAGGCTGCCCTCGTGAAGATGGGATTTCCACATCATGCCCTTCACACCACAGCTGCTGATACAGCGATGAGTGTGTGCATGTGTCATGCCGAAAATACAGACGAAGCAGCAAAGTTGACGTCCGCTGGCTATTTGTGTCCCCAGTGTTTATCAAAGCACTGTGAATTGCCAGTTGAATGCAAATCCTGTGGATTGACTCTAGTCTCTGCCCCCCATCTGGCAAGATCCTATCACTACCTATTCCCTGTTGAGCCGTTCAAGGAAATTCCTATCCAGGAAACCTCAAACCACTGTTACGGCTGTCAGAGACGTTTTTCAGAGCTTGATAAGAAG GTTTACACTTGTGATAAGTGCAGCCAGACGTTCTGCCTTGACtgcgaaatatttattcacgaGTCATTGCATACGTGCCCAGGATGCGCTACTAATCCCgaatcatttaaaaaaccaATAACAAGTAATTGA
- the LOC135160076 gene encoding 3-oxoacyl-[acyl-carrier-protein] synthase, mitochondrial: MRRRVVVTGLGTVCPLGVGVKSAWGALISGKCGIRELREPEYEKLPCRVAALVPKGPSPSELDLTKKFTASELRTMCPATAYALLAAEEALSDANWLPENETDKRDTGVAVGIGMIDLVDVCTTYEALKKGYSKVSPYFVPRILPNMAAGQISIKYGFRGPNHAVSTACATGAHAIGDAYRFISGGETSVMVCGGAEACISPLAIAAFCRLRALSTSRNDFPHEASRPFDKDRDGFVMGEGSAILILEELQHALNRKAQIYGEILGCGISGDAAHLTAPSEDGVGAILAMDRAIKNAGINLDEITYVNAHATSTPRGDTIELKAIETVFGGHSKNITVSSTKGAHGHLLGAAGNLEALFTLLAIKEHVFPPTLNLSNLDFEGCLKFVPNEKKRWDGEGRRVALKNAFGFGGTNASLCIAEFVN, from the exons ATGCGTCGACGAGTGGTTGTCACGGGCTTAGGGACGGTTTGCCCCCTGGGGGTGGGGGTGAAGAGTGCCTGGGGTGCGTTAATCAGCGGAAAATGTGGAATTCGGGAGTTGAGAGAACCGGAGTATGAAAAACTCCCGTGCCGGGTAG CTGCACTGGTGCCAAAGGGTCCGAGCCCCTCCGAGCTAGACCTCACAAAGAAGTTCACTGCAAGTGAACTCCGTACAATGTGTCCAGCAACAGCATATGCTCTTTTGGCTGCTGAGGAAGCCCTGAGCGACGCCAACTGGCTCCCAGAGAACGAAACTGATAAACGAGACACTGGTGTGGCTGTGGGAATCGGTATGATTGATCTAGTTGACGTCTGCACTACGTACGAGGCCCTGAAGAAGGGCTACAGCAAGGTCAGCCCTTACTTCGTCCCCCGGATCCTTCCCAACATGGCTGCTGGTCAGATCAGCATAAAATATGGATTCAGGGGTCCTAATCACGCGGTGTCAACAGCCTGCGCGACAGGGGCTCATGCCATCG GCGACGCTTACCGCTTCATCAGTGGTGGCGAGACGTCAGTGATGGTCTGTGGAGGTGCAGAGGCCTGCATCAGTCCCCTAGCCATCGCGGCCTTCTGTCGCCTCCGTGCTCTCTCCACAAGTCGCAACGATTTCCCCCACGAGGCGTCACGTCCCTTCGACAAGGACCGCGACGGTTTTGTGATGGGTGAGGGCTCGGCGATTCTCATTCTCGAGGAACTCCAACACGCGCTCAATCGAAAGGCCCAAATTTACGGAGAAATCCTCGGATGCGGGATATCAGGAGACGCCGCACACCTCACAGCCCCATCTGAAGACGGAGTCGGGGCGATTCTGGCGATGGACAGGGCTATCAAGAATGCAGGAATCAATCTCGACGAGATCACCTACGTGAATGCCCATGCCACATCAACCCCTCGGGGGGATACCATAGAGTTGAAAGCTATTGAGACAGTTTTCGGAGGCCACAGCAAGAATATCACAGTCTCCAGTACCAAAGGAGCACATGGTCATCTTCTGGGGGCTGCTGGTAACCTCGAGGCTCTCTTTACACTTCTAGCGATCAAGGAGCATGTCTTCCCACCCACCTTGAATCTCTCCAATCTTGATTTTGAGGGATGTCTTAAATTTGTGCCCAATGAGAAGAAACGATGGGATGGAGAAGGGAGGAGAGTTGCATTGAAAAATGCCTTTGGATTTGGTGGGACCAATGCCTCTTTGTGCATTGCTGaatttgtaaattaa